In Nymphaea colorata isolate Beijing-Zhang1983 chromosome 3, ASM883128v2, whole genome shotgun sequence, a genomic segment contains:
- the LOC116251453 gene encoding uncharacterized protein LOC116251453: protein MGGLYRLIIMLYFSLILSFAALCAFALEIQNDQVRVTRSGKYLKIQPMLLQSRSSGRKWLKSKTMVGFKTKTETEKMKQADQMKDGPSKISGKAMKATISYLGGSDSGEGSYFFHKRESASRSHILRTLSSIRSSHHEPPLYYHEFRIRKHRKSAFSGSSAIPLHTNPTLSESGIEEEDGSMFNMDYNHCPHHKPPINNAQPRSLRLCRP from the exons ATGGGTGGGCTTTACAGGCTGATAATAATGCTGTACTTTTCTCTGATCCTCAGTTTTGCTGCTCTTTGTGCCTTTGCTCTAGAAATCCAAAATG ATCAGGTCAGGGTGACAAGAAGCGGGAAGTACTTGAAAATTCAACCTATGCTGCTGCAG AGTCGTTCAAGTGGAAGGAAATGGTTGAAATCAAAGACGATGGTGGGCTTTAAAACGAAGACAGAGACGGAGAAGATGAAGCAAGCAGATCAAATGAAAGATGGGCCTTCAAAGATTTCAG GAAAAGCCATGAAAGCAACAATAAGCTATTTGGGAGGTTCTGATTCAGGAGAAGGCtcttatttttttcacaaaagagAG TCTGCAAGTAGGTCGCACATTTTGAGGACACTGAGCTCTATCAGGAGCAGCCATCATGAGCCACCTCTCTACTATCATGAGTTCAGAATTCGAAAGCATAGGAAATCGGCCTTCTCTGGAAGCTCTGCAATTCCTCTCCACACCAACCCTACGCTGAGCGAGAGTGGCATCGAAGAGGAGGACGGTTCCATGTTTAACATGGATTACAATCACTGCCCCCACCATAAGCCTCCAATCAACAACGCACAGCCTCGAAGTTTAAGGCTCTGCCGCCCCTAG